The Kribbella shirazensis genomic interval CGTGCCGCGGGCGCTGCGCACGATCGACACGTCCACCGGCGAGGCCGCGGCCGCGCATCACCAGCGCTCCGACGTCTGCGCCGTACCGGCGGCCGGGATCGTCGCCGAGGCGATGGTCGCGCTGGTGCTGGCCGAGGTCTCGCTGGAGAAGTTCGGCGGCGACTCGGTCGCGGAGACCGCGCGCAACCACCAGTCCTACCTGGCGAACCTGCCGACGACCATCGCCCCGCGGGAGTGGGAGTGAGCCCGGTCGTCGTCCTGGTCGGCCCGCCCGGATCGGGCAAGTCCACGATCGCGGCGGTGCTGTCCGAGCGGCTCGGCGTGTCCCACCGCGACACCGACGCCGACATCGAGGCCGCGGCCGGTAAGCCGATCTCGGACATCTTCGTCGACGAGGGCGAGGCGCACTTCCGCAAGCTCGAGCGGGCCGCGATCGTCGTCGCGCTGCAGGACGACGGCGCGGTGCTGTCGCTCGGCGGCGGTGCGATCCTCGACCCCGAGACCCGCGCCGACCTGGCCGCACATCACGTGGTCTACCTCGAGGTGAGCCTGGGGGAGGCGGCCAAGCGCGTCGGTCTCGGCGTCTCGCGGCCGCTGCTGCTCGGCAACGTCCGCACCCAGCTGCGCAACCTGATGGAGGCGCGCCGCCCGCTGTACGACGAGGTGGCCAAGCAGACGGTCGTCACCGACGACAAGACACCCGACCAGATCGCCGACGAGATCCTGGAGCAGTTGACGTGACCGAATCCACCAGGATCCGGGTTGCCGCCGCCGCACCGTACGACGTTGTCATCGGCAACAACCTGTTGGGTGAGTTGCCCGGACTGCTCGGTGAGGGTGTGCAGCGGGTCGCGGTGATCCACCCGCGGGCGCTGCGCGAGACCGGCGACGCGATCCGGGACGACCTGACCGCGTCCGGCTTCACGGCGCACGCGATCGAGATCCCGGACGCCGAGGAAGCCAAGACCGCCGAGGTGCTGGCCTACTGCTGGTCGGTGCTCGGTCAGGCCGGTTTCACCAGATCGGACGCGATCGTCAGCGTCGGCGGAGGCACGACGACCGACCTGGCCGGGTTCGTCGCGGCGACCTGGCTGCGCGGCGTGAAGGTCGTCCACATCCCGACCACGCTGCTCGGGATGGTCGATGCGGCCGTCGGTGGCAAGACCGGCATCAACACCGCCGAGGGGAAGAACCTGGTCGGCGCGTTCTGGGAGCCGGCCGGCGTGCTGTGCGACCTCGCCGCGCTCGAGTCCCTCCCGGTGAACGACTACGTCAGCGGCCTCGCCGAGGTCGTGAAGTGCGGTTTCATCGCCGACCCGGTGATCCTCGACCTGGTCGAGAAGGACCCGGCCGCGGCCACGAGCCCGTCGTACGGCGCGACCGAGGAGCTGATCGCCCGCTCGATCCAGGTGAAGGCCGACACCGTCGGCGCGGACCTGCGCGAGCGGACCACGACCGCCGGCGGCCGGATCGGCCGCGAGGCGCTGAACTACGGGCATACGCTCGGCCACGCGATCGAGCGCGTCGAGCGGTACAAGTGGCGCCACGGCGCGGCGATCAGCATCGGCATGGTGTTCGTCGCCGAGCTCGCCCGCGCGGCCGGCCGGCTCGACGACGCGACCGCCGACCGGCACCGCGCCGTCCTGGAGTCGCTCGGTCTCCCGGTCGGCTACCGCGCCGACGCCTGGCCCCACCTGCAGGACGCGATGAAGCTCGACAAGAAGACCCGGGCCGACCGCCTCCGCTTCGTGATCCTCGACGCCCTGGCCAAACCGGCCATCCTCGAAGCGCCGGACCCGAGCCTTCTGGTCGCGGCGTACGGCGAGATCAGCTAGGGTTCTGGAAACGCCTCGGAAAGGGCTTTCCATATGACTGAGCGCAAGCACCGGATCGCGATCGTCGGCACCGGCGGGATCGCCGGCGCGCATGCCACGGCGGTGACCGCCCTGGCGGACCGGGCCGAGCTGGTCGCGGCCGTCGACGTCGATCCGGCCCGCGCGAAGGAGTTCGCCGCCGAGTGGAACATCCCGGCGACGTACTCGAGCCTGACCGACCTGCTCGCCGCCGAGCAGGTCGACCTGGTCCATCTGTGTACGCCGCCGAAGACGCACGTGCCGCTGGCCGCGGAGTGCCTGGCGGCGGACGTGGACGTCTACATGGAGAAGCCGCCGACGCTGTCGCTGGACGAGTTCGACGAGCTGATCGCGGCGGAGGAGAAGTCCGCGGCGCAGGTGGCGTGCGTGTTCCAGCACCGGTTCGGATCCGGCGCGGTGCGACTGCGGGAGCTGCTGGCGAACGACGTCCTCGGCCGCCCGCTGGTGGCCCTGTGCAACACGGTCTGGTACCGCGACGACGCGTACTTTGCGGTGCCGTGGCGCGGGACGTTCGACGTCGAGGGCGGCGGCCCGACGATGGGCCACGGGATCCATCAGTACGACCTGCTGTTGTCGATCCTCGGCCCGTGGGAGAAGGTGACCGCGCTCGCGGCCCGGCAGGCGCGGCCGACGCAGACCGAGGACGTGTCGATGGCGCTCGTGACGTTCGAGAACGGCGCGGTCGCGTCGATCGTGAACTCGCTGGTGTCCGCGCGGCAGACCTCGCAGCTGCGCTTCGACTGCGAGAACGCGACGGTGGAGCTCGAGCACCTGTACGGCTACCGGAACCCCGACTGGACGATCACGCCCGCGCCCGGCCACGAGGACGTCGCCGCCGCGTGGTCGACCGGCCTGCCGGACGTCGCCAGCGGTCACACCGCGCAGCTCGCCGCGATCCTCGACGCGAAGGCGGCCGGCGAGCCGACCCCGGTCACCCTGTCCGAGGCCCGGAACACGCTCGAACTGGCGGCCGCGATCTACGCGTCCGCCTTCACCGACAAGCCGATCCGCCGCGGCGAACTCGCCCACGGAACGCCGTACGCCGAACGCATGGGCGGACCAGGCGCTCCCTGGAGCTAACCGGCGAGCTGCGGCGGGAGCGGCTGGGTGTGCAGGATGTCCAGCCGCGACACCGCTCGGGTGAGGACGACGTACAGCCGGTTGAGACCGCGGGTCTCGGCGGCGACGATCTCGGCCGGCTCGAGGGCGATCACGTGGTCGTACTCGAGACCCTTGGCCAGGCTCGCCGGTACGACGGCCACCCGGCCGGCACCGTCCGCGCCGGTCGCCTCGATACCAGCTGCCTTCAGGGCGTCGGTCGCTGTCGCCAGGTGATGGCCGGCCGCGATGACGCCGATCGAGCCTTCGGTCCCGAGTGCGCGCCGCACCGCGTCCACGGCTCCTACGGCGAGGTCCTCGACGCGCGCGATCCTGAGCTCCCCGTCCGAGCGGAACGACGTGGTGGGCGGAACGTCGACCTCGAGTGCTGTCAGCAGCCGGTTCGCCAGCTCGACCACGGTCGCCGGCACCCGGTAGCCGGTGCTCAGGGCAACGATCTCCGCGGCCGGCTTCCCGAGGTGCCCGAGCTGTGTCGGCCAGTCCGGCGCACCCCACACCGTCGTTGTCTGCGCCAGGTCGCCGAGCACCGTGATCGAGGCGTGTTCGCTGCGGCGCGCGATCGCCCGGCACTGCATGGGGGAGAGGTCCTGCGCTTCGTCGACGATCACGTGGCCGTACGTCGGCGTTCGCTGCAGCAACCCACTCACCTCGTCGAGCAGTACGGCGTCCGCGGCGGTCCACCGCGCGCTCTTCGCCTTGCGCGGCCGCGACCACGTGATCGCCCGCTGCTCCTCGGGTGTGAGGATGCCGTCCGCGGCCGCGCCTGGGTCACTCAGGACCTCGGCAAGTACGTCGTCGGCCTTGAGATTCGGCCACACCGCGTCGACCGCGGGCGTCACGGCTCGCGCCATCCGCCGCAGCCAGGCACCGTTGCAGTTCTGCCCACGCGCCTCGGCCTGACGTTGCAGCGCCGCGACCAGTCGTGCGATCAGGCGCTCACGCCCGGTCAGGTACGTCGTCGCCTCCGCCTCGGCGACCATCTCCGCGAACTCGCGCTGGTCGACCCGCCACCGGTACGACGCGTCGTTCACCACGACCGCCCGTTCCGGCTGCCTGATCCGGCCGTGCACCGCGTTCCGCAGTACGTCGGCCATCCGTACGTCGTGCTTGACCGCGGCCGCCGCCGGATCGTCGGTCCCGCGGGCCTCGTGGTCGAGGAGCCGCTCGATCGTGGTCTGTTCGACATCCACCTCGCCGAGTGTCGGCAGGACGGCTGAGATGTAGCGCAGGAACGCCTGGTTCGGTCCGAGGACCAGTACGCCGGTGCGTCCGAGACGTGAGCGGTGCGCATAGAGGAGGTACGCCGCCCGGTGGAGGCCGACCGCGGTCTTGCCGGTGCCGGGCGCACCCTGGACACACACCGAGATCTCGAGGTCGGTCCGCACCAGGTCGTCCTGCTCGGGCTGGATCGTCGCGACGATGTCCCGCATCGGCCCGACCCGCGCCCGCTCGATCTCCCGGCGTACCAGCTCACCGGCACCAGCGAGCGCGGGCGGTGCCCCGGGCTGCAAGTGCTCGTCCTCGAAGCTGGTCAGCACGTCGCCCGACCAGCCGAAGCGGCGACGGGTCTCGATCCCGCGCGGCTCGACCGCGGACGCCTGGTAGAAGGCGGCCGACACCGGGGCCCGCCAGTCCATCACCATCGGCGGCCGGCCGATCGCGTCGGCGATGTGCCGGCGGCCGAGGTAGTAGGTCTGGCCGGAGTGTTCGCCGGCATCCGCACCGTAGGCGATCACGCCGAAGTACGGCGGGTTGTCGCCCTCCTCGCCCAGGTCCCGGGCGAGTGTCTTCAGGTAGAAGCCCAGCCGCTCGGCGGTGTACCGGTCGCCCCAGGTGTGCTCGCCGACGGCCACGTTCTCCCGTGCGCCCGCGATCATCCTGCGCAGCGCGGCCCGGCAGCTCCCGGCGTATGCGCGCTCCTCGTCGAGGCTTCTCATCACCCTCCTCAAAAGATTAACCCGGTCAATCTTTTGTCCAGGTTAACATGGGTGTGTGGCCGGACTCCGTGAGCGCAAGAAGCAGCAGACGCACGACGCCCTGTCGCAGGCGGCGATCGCGCTGTTCCTGGAGCACGGCTTCGACGCGGTCCCGGTGGCCGGCATCGCGGCGGCCGCCGACGTGTCCAAGCCGACGCTGTTCAAGTACTTCCCGAGCAAGGAAGACCTGGTCATGCACCGGATCGCGGACCATCGGCGGGAGGCGGCCCGGGTCGTCCGGAGCTCGTCCGCGGAGCCGGTGGAGG includes:
- a CDS encoding shikimate kinase, coding for MSPVVVLVGPPGSGKSTIAAVLSERLGVSHRDTDADIEAAAGKPISDIFVDEGEAHFRKLERAAIVVALQDDGAVLSLGGGAILDPETRADLAAHHVVYLEVSLGEAAKRVGLGVSRPLLLGNVRTQLRNLMEARRPLYDEVAKQTVVTDDKTPDQIADEILEQLT
- the aroB gene encoding 3-dehydroquinate synthase, translated to MTESTRIRVAAAAPYDVVIGNNLLGELPGLLGEGVQRVAVIHPRALRETGDAIRDDLTASGFTAHAIEIPDAEEAKTAEVLAYCWSVLGQAGFTRSDAIVSVGGGTTTDLAGFVAATWLRGVKVVHIPTTLLGMVDAAVGGKTGINTAEGKNLVGAFWEPAGVLCDLAALESLPVNDYVSGLAEVVKCGFIADPVILDLVEKDPAAATSPSYGATEELIARSIQVKADTVGADLRERTTTAGGRIGREALNYGHTLGHAIERVERYKWRHGAAISIGMVFVAELARAAGRLDDATADRHRAVLESLGLPVGYRADAWPHLQDAMKLDKKTRADRLRFVILDALAKPAILEAPDPSLLVAAYGEIS
- a CDS encoding Gfo/Idh/MocA family protein; its protein translation is MTERKHRIAIVGTGGIAGAHATAVTALADRAELVAAVDVDPARAKEFAAEWNIPATYSSLTDLLAAEQVDLVHLCTPPKTHVPLAAECLAADVDVYMEKPPTLSLDEFDELIAAEEKSAAQVACVFQHRFGSGAVRLRELLANDVLGRPLVALCNTVWYRDDAYFAVPWRGTFDVEGGGPTMGHGIHQYDLLLSILGPWEKVTALAARQARPTQTEDVSMALVTFENGAVASIVNSLVSARQTSQLRFDCENATVELEHLYGYRNPDWTITPAPGHEDVAAAWSTGLPDVASGHTAQLAAILDAKAAGEPTPVTLSEARNTLELAAAIYASAFTDKPIRRGELAHGTPYAERMGGPGAPWS
- a CDS encoding HelD family protein, whose protein sequence is MRSLDEERAYAGSCRAALRRMIAGARENVAVGEHTWGDRYTAERLGFYLKTLARDLGEEGDNPPYFGVIAYGADAGEHSGQTYYLGRRHIADAIGRPPMVMDWRAPVSAAFYQASAVEPRGIETRRRFGWSGDVLTSFEDEHLQPGAPPALAGAGELVRREIERARVGPMRDIVATIQPEQDDLVRTDLEISVCVQGAPGTGKTAVGLHRAAYLLYAHRSRLGRTGVLVLGPNQAFLRYISAVLPTLGEVDVEQTTIERLLDHEARGTDDPAAAAVKHDVRMADVLRNAVHGRIRQPERAVVVNDASYRWRVDQREFAEMVAEAEATTYLTGRERLIARLVAALQRQAEARGQNCNGAWLRRMARAVTPAVDAVWPNLKADDVLAEVLSDPGAAADGILTPEEQRAITWSRPRKAKSARWTAADAVLLDEVSGLLQRTPTYGHVIVDEAQDLSPMQCRAIARRSEHASITVLGDLAQTTTVWGAPDWPTQLGHLGKPAAEIVALSTGYRVPATVVELANRLLTALEVDVPPTTSFRSDGELRIARVEDLAVGAVDAVRRALGTEGSIGVIAAGHHLATATDALKAAGIEATGADGAGRVAVVPASLAKGLEYDHVIALEPAEIVAAETRGLNRLYVVLTRAVSRLDILHTQPLPPQLAG